A genomic region of Mesorhizobium sp. NZP2077 contains the following coding sequences:
- the leuA gene encoding 2-isopropylmalate synthase, whose product MPDAARKYQPYPTVGLTDRTWPSKVIDKAPIWCSVDLRDGNQALIDPMGHERKARMFGLLLDMGFKEIEIGFPSASQTDFDFARWCIEEGNVPADVSLQVLVQCRPELIARTFEALNGATNPIVHFYNSTSELQRRVVFEKDVGGIKRIATDAAKMITDMAAKAGGGYRFEYSPESFTGTELEVALEICNAVTEIVRPTSDNKLIINLPSTVEMSTPNIYADRIEWMCRNLDNRENLIISLHPHNDRGTGIATTELGLMAGADRVEGTLFGNGERTGNVDIVTLALNMYTQGVDPGIDCSDINRMKDVYEYSNQLKIPERHPYVGELVYTAFSGSHQDAINKGMKALKKANTSLWEVPYLPIDPADVGRSYEAIIRINSQSGKGGIAYVLQADYGLNLPRNLQIEFSQAIQAITDAEGKEVPAKRIHDSFLETYIDQPGARLKFLDHHTYPDTVVKGRRVVEAVILDNGKEVTITGTGTGPIDGFVDALSRHVGVEMSVLDYSEHSMQRGSNASAISYVEMEYPGGKLFGAGINTNIVAASLEAVTSAANRIVGRQAR is encoded by the coding sequence ATGCCCGATGCAGCCCGCAAATATCAACCCTATCCGACCGTTGGCCTCACCGACCGCACCTGGCCGTCGAAAGTCATCGACAAGGCGCCGATCTGGTGTTCGGTCGACCTGCGCGACGGCAACCAGGCGCTGATCGATCCGATGGGCCATGAGCGCAAGGCACGCATGTTCGGCCTGCTGCTCGACATGGGCTTCAAGGAGATCGAGATCGGTTTCCCCTCGGCCTCGCAGACCGATTTCGACTTTGCCCGCTGGTGCATCGAGGAAGGCAACGTCCCCGCCGACGTGTCGCTGCAGGTCTTGGTGCAATGCCGGCCCGAACTGATCGCCCGCACCTTCGAGGCGCTGAATGGCGCCACCAACCCGATCGTGCATTTCTACAATTCGACCAGCGAATTGCAGCGCCGCGTCGTCTTCGAAAAGGATGTCGGCGGCATCAAGCGCATCGCCACCGACGCGGCCAAGATGATCACCGACATGGCGGCCAAGGCCGGCGGTGGCTACCGCTTCGAATATTCGCCGGAGAGCTTTACCGGCACAGAACTCGAAGTGGCGCTGGAGATCTGCAACGCCGTCACCGAGATCGTCAGGCCGACATCAGACAACAAGCTGATCATCAACCTGCCGTCGACGGTCGAGATGTCGACGCCCAACATCTATGCCGACCGCATCGAGTGGATGTGCCGCAACCTGGACAACCGCGAGAACCTGATCATCTCGCTGCATCCGCACAATGACCGCGGCACCGGCATCGCCACCACCGAACTCGGCCTGATGGCCGGCGCGGACCGCGTCGAAGGCACGCTGTTCGGCAATGGCGAGCGCACCGGCAATGTCGACATCGTCACGCTGGCGCTCAACATGTACACGCAAGGCGTCGATCCGGGCATCGACTGCTCCGACATCAACCGGATGAAGGACGTCTATGAATATTCGAACCAGTTGAAGATCCCCGAGCGCCACCCCTATGTCGGCGAACTCGTCTACACGGCGTTTTCCGGCTCGCACCAGGACGCCATCAACAAGGGTATGAAGGCGCTGAAGAAAGCCAACACCAGCCTGTGGGAAGTGCCCTATCTGCCGATCGACCCGGCCGATGTCGGCCGCAGCTACGAGGCGATCATCCGCATCAACTCGCAGTCGGGCAAGGGCGGCATCGCCTATGTGCTGCAGGCCGACTACGGCCTCAACCTGCCGCGCAATCTGCAGATCGAGTTCAGCCAGGCGATCCAGGCGATCACCGATGCCGAGGGCAAGGAAGTGCCGGCCAAGCGCATCCACGATAGCTTTCTCGAGACCTACATCGACCAGCCGGGCGCGCGCCTGAAATTCCTCGACCACCACACCTATCCCGATACCGTGGTCAAGGGCCGGCGCGTGGTCGAGGCGGTCATCCTCGACAACGGCAAGGAAGTGACCATTACCGGCACCGGCACCGGCCCGATCGACGGCTTCGTCGATGCGCTCTCGCGCCATGTCGGCGTCGAAATGTCGGTGCTCGATTATTCCGAGCACTC
- a CDS encoding ATP-grasp domain-containing protein: protein MNFVFFSPHFPTNGADFCDRLKKAGATVLGIGDAPYDALDGRLKAALSEYYRIADMENYDAVFRAIGHFIHKWGRIDRFESLNEHWLELEANIRTDFNIYGTKLDFVKNLKRKSRMRAFFRKSGVETIAQRKCSDRAGAMTFIRRVGYPVVVKPDSGSGASNTFKISNAKELDQFFRDKPEDVTFVMEQFIEGLVVTYDGLVNRDGEVVLAASHRYDQSVMDVVNKDRHMSYTCFPRIRPVVEEAGRKILKAFDVRERFFHIELFETRDDRIIALEVNMRPPGAWMTDAINYTFDIDVYAAWADMVVKDAAGGPYEGKYFTAYASRKRHLHYLHSHEDVLAAHRDKIVHHQPIEEVFSRAMGNYAYQMRSKDQADLREAVAYIHAEKA, encoded by the coding sequence ATGAATTTCGTGTTCTTCTCGCCGCATTTTCCGACCAACGGCGCCGATTTCTGCGACCGGCTGAAGAAGGCCGGCGCCACCGTGCTCGGCATTGGCGATGCGCCTTATGACGCGCTGGACGGCAGACTGAAGGCCGCACTTTCGGAATATTACCGCATCGCCGATATGGAGAATTACGATGCTGTGTTCAGGGCGATAGGCCATTTCATCCACAAATGGGGCCGCATCGACCGCTTCGAATCGCTCAACGAACACTGGCTGGAGCTGGAAGCCAACATCCGCACCGACTTCAACATCTACGGCACCAAGCTCGATTTCGTGAAGAATTTGAAGCGCAAGAGCCGCATGCGCGCCTTCTTCCGCAAGAGCGGCGTCGAGACGATCGCGCAGCGCAAATGCTCCGACCGCGCCGGCGCCATGACCTTCATCCGCCGCGTCGGCTATCCCGTCGTGGTGAAGCCGGATTCGGGCTCGGGCGCCTCGAACACCTTCAAGATCTCCAACGCCAAGGAACTCGACCAGTTCTTCCGCGACAAGCCCGAGGACGTGACCTTCGTCATGGAGCAGTTCATCGAAGGCCTGGTGGTGACCTATGACGGGCTGGTCAACCGTGACGGCGAGGTGGTGCTGGCGGCCAGCCATCGCTACGACCAGAGCGTCATGGATGTGGTCAACAAGGACCGCCACATGAGCTACACCTGCTTTCCGCGGATCCGGCCTGTTGTCGAGGAGGCCGGCCGCAAGATCCTGAAGGCGTTCGACGTGCGCGAGCGCTTCTTCCATATCGAACTGTTCGAGACCAGGGACGACCGGATCATCGCGCTGGAGGTCAACATGCGACCGCCCGGCGCCTGGATGACCGACGCCATCAACTACACGTTCGACATCGATGTCTATGCGGCCTGGGCCGACATGGTGGTCAAGGACGCCGCCGGCGGGCCCTATGAGGGCAAGTATTTCACCGCCTATGCAAGCCGCAAGCGGCACCTCCACTATTTGCACAGCCATGAGGACGTGCTAGCGGCGCACCGCGACAAGATCGTCCACCATCAGCCGATAGAAGAGGTTTTCAGCCGCGCCATGGGAAATTACGCCTACCAGATGCGCTCGAAGGATCAGGCTGATCTGCGCGAGGCAGTCGCCTATATCCACGCGGAAAAGGCCTGA
- a CDS encoding esterase family protein: MDISYHKHFSGKLGRDMEYKRYGHAGRPVVVFPTSQGRFYQFEDSGGVGALAEFIDTGRIQLFTVDGIDSESFFNKHVDAAQRIARHEAYFRYVREEALPEVLSTASAANGGRKLKPLFSGCSMGGYHSSNFVFRFPELASGVISLSGVYSARDFFGKALDGDIFYNSPLDYLPGIVDPKLLARLKILRLIFCCGQGAWEERMLVETRRLEQILRDKSIPAWVDYWGGDVSHDWPWWHKQLVYFFGRWLDDDLMHRLD; this comes from the coding sequence ATGGACATCTCCTATCACAAGCATTTCTCGGGCAAGCTCGGCCGCGACATGGAATACAAGCGCTACGGCCATGCCGGGCGCCCGGTCGTGGTGTTCCCGACCTCGCAGGGGCGGTTCTACCAGTTCGAGGATTCCGGCGGGGTGGGTGCCCTTGCCGAATTCATCGACACCGGCCGCATCCAGCTGTTCACGGTCGACGGCATCGATTCGGAATCCTTCTTCAACAAGCATGTCGACGCCGCGCAGCGTATTGCACGGCACGAGGCCTATTTCCGCTATGTGCGCGAGGAGGCACTGCCGGAAGTCCTGTCCACGGCCTCAGCAGCCAATGGCGGGCGCAAGCTGAAGCCGCTGTTTTCAGGCTGTTCGATGGGCGGCTACCATTCCTCGAACTTCGTCTTCCGTTTTCCCGAACTCGCCAGTGGCGTCATCTCGCTGTCGGGCGTCTATTCGGCCCGCGATTTCTTCGGCAAGGCGCTGGACGGCGACATCTTCTACAACTCGCCGCTCGATTACCTGCCCGGCATTGTCGATCCAAAACTGCTGGCCCGGCTGAAGATACTGAGGCTCATTTTCTGCTGCGGGCAGGGCGCCTGGGAAGAGCGCATGCTGGTCGAGACGCGCCGGCTGGAACAGATCCTGCGCGACAAGTCGATTCCGGCCTGGGTGGACTATTGGGGCGGCGACGTCAGCCATGACTGGCCATGGTGGCACAAGCAGCTGGTCTATTTCTTCGGCCGCTGGCTGGATGATGATCTGATGCACAGGCTCGACTAA
- a CDS encoding MFS transporter produces the protein MTSKIPTGSAARWLVLLSVCLAAMTMPLTFTGPAVALSRIAGDLGGSPIALNWVTNAFMLTFGASLMAAGALADNLGRKRLFLAGLCLYVLASLGAMLAPDIVWFDIFRAAQGIGSALAFAGGASALAQEFEGQLRLRAFSFLGTSFGIGLAFGPIASGLLISVFGWRSIFVLVAALAIASAVLGLRTIKESRDPDATGLDWAGAGTFTTALASLTYGVLQAPQSGWADPLVIALLAAAALFFAAFVIVERHVRRPMLDLTLFRFPRFVGVQFLAAAPAYGFVVLLVLLPIRFIGIEGMSEIKAGQLMIGLSGPLLILPLLAGQLARWVAPATICGAGLLIAAAGLVWLSLTPPVAIALVAPLVLIGVGIALPWGLMDGLAVSVVPRERAGMAVGIFNTTRVACEGVAVAIVMATLSGFTAAQLAAQGASSRDAAAAAQLLVTGNVGETAWHLPTASALALVLAYETAFDRLLIMLAAITLVTALVVFLGLRRGSAAEQAVPLPACQEG, from the coding sequence ATGACCTCGAAGATCCCAACCGGCTCGGCCGCGCGATGGCTCGTGCTGTTGTCGGTATGCCTTGCTGCGATGACCATGCCGTTGACCTTCACCGGCCCGGCCGTCGCACTCTCCCGCATCGCGGGCGATCTCGGCGGCAGCCCGATTGCGCTCAACTGGGTGACGAACGCTTTCATGCTGACCTTCGGCGCCAGCCTGATGGCGGCTGGAGCGCTCGCCGACAATTTGGGCCGCAAGCGGCTCTTCCTTGCCGGCCTCTGCCTCTATGTCCTGGCGTCACTCGGCGCCATGCTGGCGCCCGACATCGTCTGGTTCGACATCTTCAGGGCCGCGCAAGGGATTGGCAGTGCCTTGGCCTTCGCCGGCGGCGCTTCGGCGCTTGCCCAGGAATTCGAAGGGCAGCTGCGGCTGCGCGCCTTCTCCTTCCTCGGTACCAGTTTCGGCATCGGTCTCGCCTTCGGCCCGATTGCCTCGGGCCTGCTCATCTCCGTATTCGGCTGGCGGTCGATCTTTGTTCTGGTCGCGGCACTCGCGATCGCCTCGGCAGTGCTGGGCCTGCGCACCATCAAGGAATCGCGCGACCCGGACGCGACCGGCCTCGACTGGGCGGGCGCCGGCACCTTCACCACAGCGCTGGCCTCGCTGACCTATGGTGTCCTGCAGGCGCCACAGAGCGGTTGGGCCGATCCACTCGTCATCGCCCTGCTCGCTGCGGCCGCCCTGTTCTTCGCCGCGTTCGTGATCGTCGAGCGGCATGTGCGCCGGCCGATGCTCGATCTCACGCTGTTTCGCTTTCCCCGCTTCGTCGGCGTCCAGTTCCTGGCGGCGGCACCCGCCTATGGCTTCGTCGTCCTGCTCGTGCTGTTGCCGATCCGTTTCATCGGCATCGAAGGGATGAGCGAAATCAAGGCTGGGCAATTGATGATCGGCCTGTCAGGGCCGTTGCTGATCCTGCCCTTGCTTGCCGGCCAGCTGGCGCGCTGGGTCGCACCGGCCACCATCTGCGGCGCCGGCCTGCTCATCGCCGCCGCCGGCCTCGTCTGGCTGAGCCTGACACCACCGGTCGCCATCGCGCTGGTGGCGCCGCTAGTGCTGATCGGGGTCGGCATCGCTCTGCCCTGGGGACTGATGGACGGGCTTGCCGTCAGCGTCGTGCCGCGGGAGCGCGCCGGCATGGCGGTCGGCATATTCAACACCACCCGTGTCGCCTGCGAGGGTGTGGCGGTGGCCATCGTCATGGCGACCCTGTCGGGCTTCACCGCAGCACAACTCGCCGCCCAGGGCGCGTCTTCCAGGGATGCCGCAGCAGCAGCGCAGTTGCTGGTGACCGGCAATGTCGGTGAAACGGCGTGGCATCTGCCGACGGCCAGCGCCCTGGCTTTGGTCCTGGCCTACGAGACAGCGTTCGACAGGCTGCTGATCATGCTGGCGGCGATCACCCTCGTCACCGCCCTTGTCGTCTTCCTTGGCTTGCGTCGCGGATCGGCGGCGGAACAGGCTGTCCCTCTGCCGGCGTGCCAGGAAGGATAG
- a CDS encoding LysR family transcriptional regulator, translated as MDRLSGLLAFARTAELGSFIAAGRALGISASAVGKSVARLEQELGVRLLQRSTRRIGLTEEGRLFNERVRRILDDIDDAEAMLSRTRETPHGRLRVSTPIVTYHLLLPVLSEFMERYPEIELDIDFNDRIVDVIEEGIDVAIRSGQLPDSRLVSRPVAPFRMQLCAAPSYLDRHGTPGEPADLIRHFGINFRFLNSGRLLEWPFITGSAEPQIRSMLTCNNMEALKGATMAGLGIACMPDFLVREALRDGKLRIVLDDHIDGRGQFRMLWPSNRHLSPKVRVFVDFLPERLAAAASQRGTAL; from the coding sequence ATGGATCGTCTCAGTGGGCTCCTGGCCTTCGCCCGTACCGCCGAACTCGGCAGTTTCATCGCCGCCGGACGTGCGCTTGGCATTTCGGCTTCCGCTGTCGGCAAGAGCGTCGCCAGGCTCGAACAGGAGCTCGGCGTGCGGCTCCTGCAGCGCAGCACGCGGCGGATCGGCCTGACGGAAGAGGGCAGACTGTTCAACGAGCGGGTGCGGCGCATCCTCGACGATATCGACGATGCCGAGGCGATGCTGTCGCGGACACGGGAGACGCCGCACGGGCGGCTGCGCGTGTCGACACCGATCGTCACCTACCATCTGCTTTTGCCGGTGCTGTCGGAGTTCATGGAGCGCTACCCCGAGATCGAGCTCGACATCGATTTCAACGACCGCATCGTCGATGTCATCGAGGAAGGCATCGACGTCGCCATTCGAAGCGGCCAACTGCCCGATTCACGATTGGTGTCGAGACCCGTTGCACCTTTTCGCATGCAGTTGTGCGCGGCGCCCTCCTATCTCGACCGCCATGGCACACCCGGCGAGCCGGCGGATCTCATCAGGCATTTCGGCATCAACTTCCGCTTTCTCAACAGCGGCAGGCTGCTGGAGTGGCCGTTCATCACCGGAAGCGCTGAACCGCAGATCCGCTCGATGCTGACCTGCAACAACATGGAAGCCTTGAAGGGCGCCACGATGGCCGGCCTCGGTATCGCCTGCATGCCCGATTTCCTGGTCCGCGAAGCGCTGCGCGACGGCAAGCTGCGCATCGTGCTGGACGATCATATCGACGGCCGTGGCCAGTTCCGGATGCTGTGGCCATCCAATCGCCATCTGTCGCCGAAGGTGCGCGTCTTCGTTGATTTCCTTCCCGAACGGCTTGCAGCGGCGGCGAGCCAGCGGGGCACGGCCTTGTGA
- a CDS encoding siderophore-interacting protein, which yields MHQLSVQIPISDEAIRSAIELLRAEHGEFEIETGAADRWELRLYYGSLSATLEGDAMLIRVAAIDETCLSYMKMMVAGRVAQHLGTTSGLRWQGDGSDAGTPVFFREVTVMSSMRISPHMQRLRFAGTDLDRFTRGGLHMRLLLPPRGRRPVWPSTGPDGLLVWPAGEDALIVRVYTIRAIDAASGWLDVDFVLHPGQGTPAAAFAQNAQAGEVIGMIGPAGGADSASGWRRHGAARHRQDPRAYAAVNARRGAYRGRWS from the coding sequence ATGCACCAGTTGAGCGTGCAGATCCCCATCAGCGACGAGGCAATCAGGTCGGCGATCGAGCTTCTGCGCGCCGAGCACGGAGAGTTCGAGATCGAAACCGGCGCTGCCGACCGATGGGAGCTTCGCTTGTATTACGGGTCGTTGAGCGCCACGCTCGAAGGCGACGCCATGCTGATCCGCGTTGCGGCTATAGACGAAACCTGCCTGTCCTACATGAAGATGATGGTCGCCGGCCGTGTCGCGCAGCATCTCGGCACGACCAGTGGATTGCGCTGGCAAGGCGACGGCAGCGATGCCGGCACGCCGGTCTTCTTCCGCGAGGTTACGGTGATGTCGTCGATGCGGATTTCGCCGCACATGCAGCGCCTGCGCTTCGCCGGCACGGACCTCGACCGCTTCACCCGTGGCGGCCTGCACATGCGGCTGCTGTTGCCGCCGAGGGGTCGGCGGCCGGTCTGGCCCTCGACAGGTCCTGACGGCCTGCTGGTCTGGCCTGCGGGCGAGGACGCGCTCATCGTGCGGGTCTACACGATCCGGGCGATCGATGCGGCAAGCGGCTGGCTCGATGTCGATTTCGTGCTGCACCCCGGCCAGGGCACGCCGGCCGCCGCCTTTGCGCAGAACGCCCAGGCGGGAGAGGTGATCGGCATGATCGGGCCCGCCGGAGGCGCGGACTCTGCTTCTGGTTGGCGACGACACGGCGCTGCCCGCCATCGGCAGGATCCTCGAGCATATGCCGCGGTCAACGCGCGTCGAGGCGCTTATCGAGGTCGATGGTCCTGA
- a CDS encoding siderophore-interacting protein, which produces MLEHMPRSTRVEALIEVDGPDDRIALPQGDNIDITWLYRHGREAGTAGLLPAALRERSHSALADGLFVWTGCEFTDFREIRKIVRKEWGLPRDRHLVTAYWRRGALGENGGGEE; this is translated from the coding sequence ATCCTCGAGCATATGCCGCGGTCAACGCGCGTCGAGGCGCTTATCGAGGTCGATGGTCCTGATGACCGGATCGCACTGCCGCAAGGCGACAACATCGACATCACCTGGCTCTACCGGCATGGCCGCGAGGCTGGCACCGCCGGCCTGCTGCCAGCCGCCCTGCGAGAGCGGAGCCACTCAGCGCTTGCCGATGGCCTTTTCGTCTGGACCGGATGCGAATTCACCGACTTCCGCGAGATACGCAAGATCGTGCGCAAGGAATGGGGCTTGCCTCGCGACAGGCATCTGGTCACCGCCTATTGGCGCCGCGGCGCGCTGGGCGAGAACGGGGGCGGCGAGGAATAA
- a CDS encoding AbrB family transcriptional regulator, translating into MDSSAQQPPPDQPATERMARIGRPWQWLILLTMSALFAGALELAALPAALLIGPMLAAIVAGTNGATVRVPRLLFGSAQAIVGCLVAASISADIFPVFYQEWPLFLGVVIATVAASSLLGWLISRWRILPGTTAVWGSSPGAATAMVLMAGAFGADQRLVAFMQYLRVIFVSMTAALVAKMWVDTSGIEIPPIIWFPPIDLQAFAATVGIALVGGMAGKLCRLPSPFFLGTFIFGTVIHLGLGVEMQLPPWLLAVSYAMVGWSIGLNFTRPILRHATRALPQIITSIVALIAFCGGLAFLISHLLGIDPLTAYLATSPGGMDSVAIIAAAAHNVDISFVMALQSARFLIVLLVGPSVARLVARSIRD; encoded by the coding sequence ATGGATTCCTCGGCCCAGCAGCCCCCTCCTGACCAGCCCGCCACCGAGCGCATGGCGCGGATCGGCAGGCCCTGGCAATGGCTGATCCTGCTCACCATGTCCGCCCTGTTTGCCGGCGCGCTCGAACTCGCCGCTCTGCCGGCGGCGCTGCTGATCGGGCCGATGCTGGCAGCCATCGTCGCCGGCACCAATGGCGCCACGGTTCGCGTGCCGCGCCTGCTGTTCGGCTCCGCCCAGGCCATTGTCGGCTGCCTTGTCGCCGCGTCGATCTCGGCTGACATCTTTCCCGTCTTCTACCAGGAATGGCCGCTGTTCCTCGGCGTGGTGATCGCCACGGTTGCGGCCTCCAGCCTGCTTGGCTGGTTGATCAGCCGCTGGCGCATCCTGCCCGGCACCACCGCCGTCTGGGGCTCCTCGCCGGGTGCCGCCACCGCGATGGTGCTGATGGCTGGCGCTTTCGGCGCCGACCAGCGGCTCGTCGCCTTCATGCAGTATCTGCGCGTCATCTTCGTCTCGATGACGGCGGCTCTCGTCGCCAAGATGTGGGTCGACACATCGGGCATCGAAATCCCGCCCATCATCTGGTTTCCGCCGATCGATCTGCAGGCCTTTGCCGCCACCGTCGGCATCGCGCTGGTCGGCGGGATGGCGGGAAAGCTGTGCCGGCTGCCCTCGCCCTTCTTCCTTGGCACCTTCATCTTCGGCACCGTCATCCATCTCGGCCTTGGTGTTGAAATGCAATTGCCGCCATGGCTGCTGGCGGTCAGCTACGCCATGGTCGGCTGGTCGATCGGGCTGAACTTCACCAGGCCGATCCTGCGCCATGCAACGCGTGCGCTGCCGCAGATCATCACCTCTATCGTCGCGCTGATCGCTTTTTGCGGCGGGCTCGCGTTCCTGATCAGCCATCTCCTGGGCATCGATCCGCTGACCGCCTATCTGGCGACCAGCCCTGGCGGCATGGACAGCGTCGCCATCATCGCCGCCGCGGCGCACAACGTCGACATCTCCTTCGTCATGGCGCTGCAATCGGCGCGCTTCCTGATCGTGCTGCTTGTCGGCCCGAGCGTTGCTCGGCTGGTGGCCAGAAGCATCCGGGACTGA
- a CDS encoding putative quinol monooxygenase, whose translation MYGLIGKMRAARGQRDAVMDVLRDSTGALPGCLSYIIARDPADADAIWVTEVWTDAESHKASLQLPEVQAAIAKARQFIAGFEFQVETHPVGGFGLADSKTG comes from the coding sequence ATGTATGGACTGATCGGCAAGATGCGGGCGGCGCGCGGCCAGCGCGACGCGGTCATGGACGTGTTGCGCGACAGCACCGGCGCCCTGCCCGGTTGTCTGAGTTACATCATCGCTCGCGACCCCGCGGATGCCGATGCGATCTGGGTCACCGAAGTGTGGACCGACGCCGAAAGCCACAAGGCCTCGCTGCAGCTTCCGGAAGTCCAGGCGGCCATCGCCAAGGCGAGGCAGTTCATCGCCGGCTTCGAGTTCCAAGTGGAGACCCATCCTGTCGGCGGCTTCGGGTTGGCTGACAGCAAGACGGGCTGA